In the Engystomops pustulosus chromosome 2, aEngPut4.maternal, whole genome shotgun sequence genome, one interval contains:
- the LOC140116997 gene encoding olfactory receptor 10G3-like has translation MENVSMLKTNLVLLGVVEMEYLRYMYATLVIIIYISTMMLSSIIVYTVWAEETLHEPMYIFIGNLVGNAMFGNSAVLPKLVIDLLSGLSTISLPGCLIQAFCIQSFASLEFFTFTVMAYDRYLAVCLPLRYPTLMTCRRAFQIMLVVLSYVIVSITIIVVLTARLSICGVNINGIYCETLSLLRLACGDTTVNNIFGIIWTLIMIVGCILVVIFCYIMTFVVCLKISADACQKAIHTLVTHIVTFSTYTAATVFVTFRYRLGIGSLSTLAHVIISLTGLTACITLNPLTYGIRTEALRVKIFVNLRKMNVCQKVALIK, from the coding sequence ATGGAGAATGTTTCCATGTTAAAGACAAATCTTGTCCTTCTCGGTGTTGTAGAGATGGAGTACCTCCGGTATATGTACGCCACGTTGGTCATTATCATCTACATCTCCACCATGATGCTCTCTTCCataattgtatatactgtgtgggcaGAAGAGACTCTCCATGAACCTATGTACATCTTCATAGGTAACCTGGTGGGCAATGCTATGTTTGGAAATTCAGCTGTTCTACCCAAGTTGGTGATTGACCTGCTTTCCGGCTTAAGCACCATCTCACTGCCAGGATGTCTCATCCAAGCTTTTTGCATTCAAAGCTTTGCTTCCCttgaattttttacttttacagtcaTGGCCTATGATCGATATTTAGCTGTCTGCCTACCCTTGAGATACCCAACCCTAATGACCTGTCGAAGAGCTTTCCAAATAATGCTTGTTGTATTGTCTTATGTTATTGTGAGTATCACCATTATTGTAGTTTTAACTGCCAGGTTGTCCATATGTGGGGTTAACATCAACGGAATCTACTGTGAGACTTTGTCTCTTCTACGTCTGGCTTGCGGTGACACAACCGTTAACAATATCTTTGGCATTATTTGGACGTTGATCATGATAGTCGGCTGTATACTGGTGGTGATCTTCTGCTACATAATGACATTTGTAGTCTGCCTCAAGATCTCGGCGGATGCCTGTCAAAAAGCCATCCACACCTTGGTGACCCACATTGTCACATTCTCTACGTACACAGCCGCCACAGTTTTTGTTACTTTCCGATACAGGTTGGGCATTGGTTCTCTTTCAACGCTTGCCCATGTTATCATCTCCTTAACAGGTTTAACTGCTTGTATAACCTTGAACCCTCTGACCTATGGGATTAGGACAGAGGCTCTCAGAgttaaaatttttgtaaatttacgaAAAATGAATGTATGTCAAAAAGTTGCTTTAATAAAATAA